ATTTGCAGTTTCGGCAAACACCAGATTTCAAATTTATCAGTAATCTAGCTTTCAAGATAGACAACCCCAGTCGGTAGCAGCTTCTCAAATTTAACCAGTTACAGGACTGAACTCACACTTACGCATATCATATCGTATGGTTTGTTTATCAAAGGTCTTCTGTATTACAAATACTGCCTAAAAAATTTCTGATAGTTATCATTTAATCTGTTAACTGTTAACAGTTAACAATCACCACTAGACCTCCTGCATGAATCAAAAAATCATGGATGTCATTCTGTTGGCGAAGCCTTCCCGAAGGGTACGCAACGCAGTGTAGTGAAGAATCTCCCAGATGTTTCGCTTCGCGTGTGGATGACAATTCAAGTATTCACGCAGGAGGTCTACTGTAGAGACGCGAAAGATCGCGCCTCTACGTAACTCTCTACCTCTAGTCGATAGAAATGCTTTGGGGACCGCTAGTTTTGCCGTTGCGATCGCCAGATGTGGAAGAATTGTAGCTGGAAGAATCAGACTGGCGATCGAGCCAACTTTTGACTGGATCGTCAGCTAGGCTGAGGCGCAGTACCCCAGAGACAAATCCTCCTAAAAAAGAAACTGGGTGCTGTACCAATTCCTTAAAAATAGGTGCTAGTTCGTCTACAAACATATTTGAATTTCCTCTATGCGTGGCTGCATCTGTACTGTTTGAAATTCTAGCTCTTTATAGAATTGGGAGTCGGGGAGAAGAGAGCTGAGAGAGCTGAGGGAGAGTCGTGGAGTTGGGGGAGAAAGAAAATTCAAAATTCAAAATTTTCCTACACCCCACACTCTACACCCTTTCTTCACTGTCAACTGTCTTCACGTAGCTTGCTTCTCTGCAGGAGTAGTGTAGCGCAGCGTTTACCGTTAACCATCAACTACCAACTACCAATTACCAATCCCTACTTACCTTCTACTTGAGGAAAGAGGCATTTATCTGAATCGCACCCTGCTGGACCTGCTTCATCTAACTCTTGAGCATCATAGCGGCTGAGGGCAGTATAAAAATCATGCACTTGCCGTCGGGAATGCACTTGTTGCATTAATTCTTCGTACTTAGCCTTGGTTATCGGTTCAAATGGCAAGCGGGGAAAAGTTTGTAAGTCGTCAAATCTAGCTAGTAAGGCAGCACTAATATAGCCTTCATCGTTTTGAATGGCTTCATAAATCCGCGTCCCTAATGCTTCTACCTCGTTTTCTCGTAACTCAATTGTTGCGGACGTATTATGAGTGACATAGTATTTCTGCACTTGCATGTAGAAATCCATCTGGGCTGGAGCGCTAAATTTGCTAATTTCAATTTCATCAGCACCAGGTAAATCTGCCCAAGGCACGGCGACAGGAATTTCTACCAACCACTCCATACAACGAGGATCGAAGGGATCGTTCAACAAATTGCCATTTTCGTCTTTGTCCGATTGGGAAGGAATGACAGCATAACCATAATCAATGCAAGCTAGTGCCACTGGATCGTTTTTGCGGAAGGTAATCCGACGAATAAAACGTTGGGCTTTAGGGGGATGCCAGCCAGGAGACGCGCCAGTCAGTAAAGATTTAGTCCCGCTAGGTTGGACTGTGGTACAACGATTAGGGCGTTTAATGTGATGGCGATCGCAATATTCCCACACAACGCGAAACACAATATCCCGCCATCGATTGAGATACTCCCGTTCCTTATTTCTAAAATATTCCGCCATATTCTCAATTCCGAATTCCGAATTCCGAATTCCGAATTCTTCTGGTCTTCCTTGTTCCCACCACCGCAACCAATCTACGCCAAAAGCGCGGACGAAGAAATCGAATAGTCCCGTGAAAGAAACACCCACAATTGGGTCTAATTCCCGACTGAATTGATAGCGGGGTTCGAGAAATTTGTGATTCAACAAAGAAGCGACAGATAAGGCTCCTGCGGTAAAAGCTTCTTCTTGTTCTTGGTCATTCTTAGGGTCAATTTGATTTAAATGAACCTCCGATAAGTTGCAGTGGAAATTAACACCGTGGATCTCGCCGCATGGATTCAAACCATATCTTGAAAGCCTATGTTCTAGCTCTGAAGCTATTATTTCAGGATGGCGATCGCGCAACCAATTTTGAGCTTGTTCTTTTGAGTTTGTGTATGTTTTGATAAATTCTTGTTTTAGCTCTTGGCTAGTCAAAATATCTGCATTACTACGGGCGATTGCTTCTGGCGCATATTGAATCGCTCCTTCACCAGAATAATATTGACTGCGAACGGCGTTAATACATTCTTCTAAAGTTGGTTTTTGATGAAATACGCGGGTATGATTTGCCATTCTCAACGCATCGCGTTCGGGATCGATCCGCCAATTACCATTTTCATCTTGTTGCCAAAGGTTATTTTTAGCATTAGCAAATAATTCATCATTGCTAGTACCTTGGCGCATCCCTGCACTATTGTGAGTTAGGTAGCCATCACAATAAAAACAGTGAGCTTCTTCTACTTCGATATCGTAGGTTTGCACGCAGTCGTAGCTTCCCAAAGCATTTACTGTAACTGGAATATCGAGACAAATATCTGATTCAGCAACGTAGCGTTCGTAATTAGCATCCACATCGCGAGAACCTTGAAATCCCATGCCTCGCATCTCACTATAGCTATATACCTCACGCATTAGCGAACCAGGTATAGTAAATCCATACATCTTCAGTCCTTGGCGTAATTCACCTTTGACTGAATGCAGTGCAATTAAGGCATTATATTGATTTTTTAAAGCAGGTATTGTGACATTGTATTTTACTTGCCAATTTTCTATTTGCGGACGAGTTAGCTTTACTCTTCCAGCAATTCCCAAACTGGAAAGAACAGCAGCTACTTGTCTAGCAAATGAGCGATAAACTGTTGTCACTAAATGAGGTGGTCTATTATTAATTGCACCATCACTATCCATTAAACCTGCTAGATAAGCAGCTCTGATGTCAACCGAACCTTGCAAAATAAAATCAGGAATTTCTATCGCTTTATTCGGTTGTTTGATGTATTTATGGAAATATTCAGCTAAGCGAATAGAAGTGACACGCGATCGCAGTGTATTTTCATTTGAGAGCAGTACATGCGTTACCTTAAGTCCAAATAAAGCTAGAGCGCGATCGATCTTATCGTGAATTTTGGCAGCGAGTTTTTCATCTAAGCTGCTACAAGCCCAAGAAATTGCTCCATAAGGTTTTCCATGCTTATTTCTACCTAAACTAACATATCCATCACCATGAGTCAGACCAATTAGCCATGCCACGTCAGGAGTTAATTCGGGGATACTAATTGGGCTAGCATTTCTACTTTGAATCGGTCGTTTTGTAGTAAAATCTCGTGGCAATTGAGTCACAGTACCAGGAAGAACCTGAGCATTGTGCATGAGGCGATCGCCTTCTACTAAATCTCCAATTCGCTGCCAATTAATCTTACCTTTAGCATCAGCTAAAACGGCAATACGATGATTTAAAGTAGCGCGGGGAAAAGTACCATTTGTCTCAATTTCGTAGACTTCTTGAACGCCTTGGTCAAATTTATCAATCACATGTCGAAAACCAAGTGGAGTTTGTACCAAATCTCCAATTTGGATATCTCGAATTGGTATAAGTCCTTTTGATGTATGTACTAAAGCATCTTCAGGTAAACAGCGGCGAACATTGCCTGCGACAACTACAACAGCAGCTTCATCTATTAATAAACAACACTCAACTGAATTCAGTTTTCTGCCTACAGCTTTATTTAAAATTGCCGCACAGCGTTGATACAATTCTGGCAATTTAATCGGGTTAGCAACGCCGCCAAAGCCTTTTAAAATTTCCCCTGCGGGACGGATGTTACTTAAATTGACGCTAACATGTACGATACCCGAAAAGGCATCGTTAGTTGATAGTTCTAACAAAGTTTGATAGGACTTAACCCAACCTCGACGGCTATCACCCACAAGAATATTGACGATATTCCCTTCGATTTGTACTTCTGTCTCTTCTCTCCGTTCTGAAGCGGGATTTGTGCCAATTTCTCCTTCTACAGTGACGTGGAGGCGGTTGCGAATTACAGGCAATTGGTTAATGTACTGGGGTTCGAGGATTGCACCCGTACCGCAGCCC
This window of the Chroococcidiopsis thermalis PCC 7203 genome carries:
- the nrdJ gene encoding ribonucleoside-triphosphate reductase, adenosylcobalamin-dependent, producing the protein MVRELQRLTQTTQFPETAPAANPVFFRTYSRRIGGGRETWEQVCDRTLRGLVELGKLTPAEAAILEKMQKEMKSLPSGRWLWVGGTEWISRPENFSGAYNCTSTNVVDWRAFGLMMDLAMMGCGTGAILEPQYINQLPVIRNRLHVTVEGEIGTNPASERREETEVQIEGNIVNILVGDSRRGWVKSYQTLLELSTNDAFSGIVHVSVNLSNIRPAGEILKGFGGVANPIKLPELYQRCAAILNKAVGRKLNSVECCLLIDEAAVVVVAGNVRRCLPEDALVHTSKGLIPIRDIQIGDLVQTPLGFRHVIDKFDQGVQEVYEIETNGTFPRATLNHRIAVLADAKGKINWQRIGDLVEGDRLMHNAQVLPGTVTQLPRDFTTKRPIQSRNASPISIPELTPDVAWLIGLTHGDGYVSLGRNKHGKPYGAISWACSSLDEKLAAKIHDKIDRALALFGLKVTHVLLSNENTLRSRVTSIRLAEYFHKYIKQPNKAIEIPDFILQGSVDIRAAYLAGLMDSDGAINNRPPHLVTTVYRSFARQVAAVLSSLGIAGRVKLTRPQIENWQVKYNVTIPALKNQYNALIALHSVKGELRQGLKMYGFTIPGSLMREVYSYSEMRGMGFQGSRDVDANYERYVAESDICLDIPVTVNALGSYDCVQTYDIEVEEAHCFYCDGYLTHNSAGMRQGTSNDELFANAKNNLWQQDENGNWRIDPERDALRMANHTRVFHQKPTLEECINAVRSQYYSGEGAIQYAPEAIARSNADILTSQELKQEFIKTYTNSKEQAQNWLRDRHPEIIASELEHRLSRYGLNPCGEIHGVNFHCNLSEVHLNQIDPKNDQEQEEAFTAGALSVASLLNHKFLEPRYQFSRELDPIVGVSFTGLFDFFVRAFGVDWLRWWEQGRPEEFGIRNSEFGIENMAEYFRNKEREYLNRWRDIVFRVVWEYCDRHHIKRPNRCTTVQPSGTKSLLTGASPGWHPPKAQRFIRRITFRKNDPVALACIDYGYAVIPSQSDKDENGNLLNDPFDPRCMEWLVEIPVAVPWADLPGADEIEISKFSAPAQMDFYMQVQKYYVTHNTSATIELRENEVEALGTRIYEAIQNDEGYISAALLARFDDLQTFPRLPFEPITKAKYEELMQQVHSRRQVHDFYTALSRYDAQELDEAGPAGCDSDKCLFPQVEGK